One window of the Anomaloglossus baeobatrachus isolate aAnoBae1 chromosome 12, aAnoBae1.hap1, whole genome shotgun sequence genome contains the following:
- the LOC142258103 gene encoding complement C1s subcomponent-like yields the protein MSSSVMDMTLRWLFLALLGCASAVSPSMYGEITSPNYPQIYPNNANETWNIQVPDGYGIRLYFIHLDIEPSDNCEYDSLQVIIGNEVQRVFCGRHSLESTGFPKETFYPTTRMKLHFNSDFSNQERYTGFAAYYVTVDVDECKLSNPCSHFCNNYIGGFFCSCPPEYELQEDQSTCGGNCSGGLYTDLRGQISSPGYPSPYPENSRCEYKILLELGYQVVLTFKAQDFDIEAPEDGSCIYDSLIIKAKGRKFGPYCGRTPPPRIETGSYEVDIDFITDSGGDNRGWKIYYSEDAIPCPTGTFQHAIVNPRKDKYIFKDMITVKCEEGYEILYGQKRLPSFRAKCQADGTWSNANLRCQPGCKKIVPKNHTVNSNMLCAGEAGHDSCTHDSGGPLMFEDLKVRNEEYKTLYIAGIVSWGVKCGEFGMYTKVQNYLDWIETTIEKQWSVSTLPLLC from the exons ATGTCATCTTCTGTAATGGATATGACACTGAGGTGGCTGTTCCTCGCGCTTCTGGGCTGTGCCAGCGCAGTGTCCCCCTCTATGTATGGGGAGATCACATCCCCCAATTATCCTCAGATTTATCCCAATAATGCAAATGAAACCTGGAATATTCAAGTCCCGGATGGGTACGGGATCCGCCTGTACTTCATACATCTGGACATTGAGCCCTCTGATAATTGCGAGTATGACTCTTTACAGGTTATCATTGGTAACGAGGTTCAGCGGGTTTTCTGTGGCCGCCATTCTTTAGAATCTACTGGATTCCCGAAGGAAACGTTTTATCCTACAACCCGCATGAAACTACATTTCAATTCTGACTTCTCCAACCAGGAGAGGTACACTGGATTTGCTGCTTATTACGTGACTGTAGATGTGGATGAGTGCAAACTGAGCAACCCCTGTTCACATTTTTGCAACAACTACATTGGAGGGtttttctgctcctgtcctccaGAATATGAATTGCAGGAAGACCAAAGCACATGTGGAGGGAATTGTAGTGGGGGTCTGTACACAGACCTGAGGGGGCAGATCAGCAGCCCGGGATATCCTTCTCCGTACCCCGAGAACTCTCGCTGTGAATACAAAATCCTTCTAGAATTGGGGTACCAGGTTGTCTTAACATTCAAGGCACAAGATTTTGACATTGAGGCCCCTGAAGATGGGAGCTGCATTTATGACAGTCTCATAATAAAAGCAAAAGGACGTAAGTTCGGACCTTATTGTGGGAGGACGCCCCCTCCCCGCATCGAAACGGGCAGTTATGAAGTGGATATCGACTTTATCACAGACAGTGGGGGGGATAACAGAGGCTGGAAAATCTATTATTCAGAGGACGCCATCCCCTGCCCGACAGGTACGTTCCAACATGCCATCGTAAATCCGAGAAAGGACAAGTATATTTTCAAAGACATGATCACCGTGAAGTGCGAGGAGGGATATGAGATACTTTACGGGCAGAAGCGTCTGCCGTCATTCAGAGCGAAATGCCAAGCAGATGGGACCTGGTCAAACGCCAACTTGAGATGTCAACCT GGGTGCAAGAAGATTGTGCCAAAAAATCATACTGTCAACTCCAACATGTTGTGCGCCGGGGAAGCGGGACATGACAGTTGTACTCATGACAGCGGGGGTCCCCTCATGTTCGAAGATCTTAAAGTTAGAAATGAAGAGTACAAAACACTATATATTGCTGGCATCGTCTCCTGGGGCGTCAAATGTGGCGAATTCGGAATGTACACCAAGGTTCAGAACTACCTGGACTGGATCGAAACGACGAtagaaaagcagtggagcgtatctactctacctctcctgtgctga